The following proteins are encoded in a genomic region of Grus americana isolate bGruAme1 chromosome 5, bGruAme1.mat, whole genome shotgun sequence:
- the CD6 gene encoding T-cell differentiation antigen CD6 isoform X1 yields the protein MRAGWQRHPLACGTHSGWGGGAGRCGQRAAGSRPSPLAGAASRDAAASAAARVHDGPPRFGFPTAPAELMASPSTPAHNRTGNVSAVPGPGTLRLVGGRSRCEGRVEMEQAGAWGTVCDDAWDLADADVVCRQLRCGRAVRIHGAAAFGRGSGPILRDEVGCEGHEERLSDCPAAPEHDCSHKEDAGVVCSEHQEWRLSGGRDGCAGRVEVFFRGTWSTVCDSTWYKLEASVLCRTLGCGEPLRQLSFGHTLPGRMLYQCESQQPSLAHCRWTYNKSAPCHQSQAVGVVCNGSQGLQTPTPMATVTPSNVTLLSADGGSLAAGAQSPLHVFLFVLCLVLAALLLLTVLAFTAALLRVRKMSAHAVSSLGLAAPVLVTHSAQSPDVPTGISNDYRDMPPSLPKGPDPPVTARPPAKDSDSDSDYEHYDFSSKPPVALSTFYNSLRRQPEEQLVPLMPSQDGMEPFPAEVPARLGPPSRSRASSSCTSSSSATEPYCNGSVDPPHTWVCPPPPTDGTHQHAAPITHGYTDYPGTAPPAMPCVPVPALSHPCVPVSPADPDPADSSSTSSGEWYENVQGMEPPRDPSPHPGWPAPSCPPGGHAQDPTSSEGSDYDDIQGSAY from the exons ATGAGAGCAGGCTGGCAGCGGCACCCACTCGCCTGTGGCACCcactcggggtgggggggcggtgcaggcaggtgcgggcagcgggcagcgggcagcagACCCTCTCCGTTGGCAGGGGCGGCGAGCCGGGATGCGGCAGCGTCGGCAGCAGCCCGGGTACACGACGGCCCCCCACGTTTCGGCTTTCCCACCG CCCCCGCAGAGCTGATGGCGTCTCCCAGCACCCCGGCGCACAACAGGACTGGAAACGTCTCGGCGGTACCAG GTCCCGGCACGCTGCGGCTGGTCGGCGGCCGGAGCCGGTGCGAGGGCCGGGTGGAGATGGAGCAGGCGGGAGCCTGGGGCACGGTGTGCGACGACGCCTGGGACCTGGCCGACGCCGACGTCGTGTGCCGGCAACTTCGGTGCGGCCGAGCCGTGCGCATCCACGGCGCTGCCGCCTTCGGCCGGGGCAGCGGACCCATCCTCCGAGACGAGGTGGGATGCGAGGGGCACGAGGAACGTCTCTCGGACTGCCCGGCCGCGCCGGAGCACGACTGCAGCCACAAGGAAGATGCCGGCGTGGTGTGCTCAG agcacCAGGAGTGGCGGCTCTCCGGGGGTCGGGACGGCTGCGCCGGCCGGGTCGAGGTTTTCTTCCGCGGCACGTGGAGCACGGTGTGCGACAGCACGTGGTACAAGCTGGAGGCGAGCGTGCTGTGCCGCACGCTGGGCTGTGGGGAACCCCTCCGGCAGCTCTCCTTCGGCCACACGCTGCCCGGCAGGATGCTCTACCAGTGCGAGAGCCAGCAGCCCTCGCTGGCCCACTGCCGCTGGACCTACAACAAATCGGCTCCCTGCCACCAGTCCCAGGCAGTCGGTGTGGTCTGCAATG gctCCCAGGGCTTGCAGACACCAACCCCGATGGCCACGGTGACACCGAGCAACGTCACGCTCCTGAGCG CTGACGGGGGCTCCCTGGCTGCGGGGGCGCAGTCCCCTCTGCACGTGTTCCTCTTCGTCCTCTGCCTGGTCCTAGCAGCGCTGCTCCTGCTTACCGTGCTGGCCTTCACCGCCGCCCTGCTGAGGGTGAGGAAGATGAGCG cccacgcCGTGTCCTCCCTCGGGTTAGCCGCTCCGGTCCTGGTGACCCACAGCGCCCAGAGCCCCGACGTGCCCACCGGGATCTCCAACGACTACAGGGATATGCCCCCCAGCCTTCCCAAAGGACCAG ACCCGCCGGTCACAGCCCGTCCCCCTGCCAAGGACTCCGACTCCGACTCCGACTACGAACACTACGACTTCAGCAGCAAGCCGCCCGTGGCCCTCTCCACCTTCTACA acTCGCTGCGCCGGCAGCCCGAGGAGCAGCTGGTCCCGCTGATGCCCAGCCAGGACGGGATGGAGCCGTTCCCTGCGGAGG TGCCGGCCAGGCTGGGTCCCCCGTCCCGCAGCAGGGCGAGCAGTTCCtgcacctcctcttcctctgccaccGAGCCCTATTGCAACGGCAGCGTGGACCCTCCGCACACCTGGGTCTGCCCACCGCCCCCCACCGATGGCACCCACCAGCAcgcagcacccatcacccacgGCTACACCGACTACCCCGGCACGG ctcccccagcaaTGCCCTGCGTGCCCGTCCCAGCGCTCTCCCACCCCTGCGTACCTGTGTCTCCAGCAGACCCCGATCCCGCCGAcagctccagcacctcctcGGGGGAGTGGTACGAGAACGTGCAGGGCATGGAGCCGCCCAGGGACCCGTCCCCGCACCCCG GCTGGCCGGCTCCATCCTGTCCCCCAGGGGGACACGCACAGGACCCCACCTCCTCTGAGGGCAGCGACTACGATGACATCCAGGGCTCTGCCTACTGA
- the CD6 gene encoding T-cell differentiation antigen CD6 isoform X5 gives MRAGWQRHPLACGTHSGWGGGAGRCGQRAAGSRPSPLAGAASRDAAASAAARVHDGPPRFGFPTAPAELMASPSTPAHNRTGNVSAVPGPGTLRLVGGRSRCEGRVEMEQAGAWGTVCDDAWDLADADVVCRQLRCGRAVRIHGAAAFGRGSGPILRDEVGCEGHEERLSDCPAAPEHDCSHKEDAGVVCSEHQEWRLSGGRDGCAGRVEVFFRGTWSTVCDSTWYKLEASVLCRTLGCGEPLRQLSFGHTLPGRMLYQCESQQPSLAHCRWTYNKSAPCHQSQAVGVVCNGSQGLQTPTPMATVTPSNVTLLSADGGSLAAGAQSPLHVFLFVLCLVLAALLLLTVLAFTAALLRVRKMSAHAVSSLGLAAPVLVTHSAQSPDVPTGISNDYRDMPPSLPKGPDPPVTARPPAKDSDSDSDYEHYDFSSKPPVALSTFYNSLRRQPEEQLVPLMPSQDGMEPFPAEVPARLGPPSRSRASSSCTSSSSATEPYCNGSVDPPHTWVCPPPPTDGTHQHAAPITHGYTDYPGTDPDPADSSSTSSGEWYENVQGMEPPRDPSPHPGWPAPSCPPGGHAQDPTSSEGSDYDDIQGSAY, from the exons ATGAGAGCAGGCTGGCAGCGGCACCCACTCGCCTGTGGCACCcactcggggtgggggggcggtgcaggcaggtgcgggcagcgggcagcgggcagcagACCCTCTCCGTTGGCAGGGGCGGCGAGCCGGGATGCGGCAGCGTCGGCAGCAGCCCGGGTACACGACGGCCCCCCACGTTTCGGCTTTCCCACCG CCCCCGCAGAGCTGATGGCGTCTCCCAGCACCCCGGCGCACAACAGGACTGGAAACGTCTCGGCGGTACCAG GTCCCGGCACGCTGCGGCTGGTCGGCGGCCGGAGCCGGTGCGAGGGCCGGGTGGAGATGGAGCAGGCGGGAGCCTGGGGCACGGTGTGCGACGACGCCTGGGACCTGGCCGACGCCGACGTCGTGTGCCGGCAACTTCGGTGCGGCCGAGCCGTGCGCATCCACGGCGCTGCCGCCTTCGGCCGGGGCAGCGGACCCATCCTCCGAGACGAGGTGGGATGCGAGGGGCACGAGGAACGTCTCTCGGACTGCCCGGCCGCGCCGGAGCACGACTGCAGCCACAAGGAAGATGCCGGCGTGGTGTGCTCAG agcacCAGGAGTGGCGGCTCTCCGGGGGTCGGGACGGCTGCGCCGGCCGGGTCGAGGTTTTCTTCCGCGGCACGTGGAGCACGGTGTGCGACAGCACGTGGTACAAGCTGGAGGCGAGCGTGCTGTGCCGCACGCTGGGCTGTGGGGAACCCCTCCGGCAGCTCTCCTTCGGCCACACGCTGCCCGGCAGGATGCTCTACCAGTGCGAGAGCCAGCAGCCCTCGCTGGCCCACTGCCGCTGGACCTACAACAAATCGGCTCCCTGCCACCAGTCCCAGGCAGTCGGTGTGGTCTGCAATG gctCCCAGGGCTTGCAGACACCAACCCCGATGGCCACGGTGACACCGAGCAACGTCACGCTCCTGAGCG CTGACGGGGGCTCCCTGGCTGCGGGGGCGCAGTCCCCTCTGCACGTGTTCCTCTTCGTCCTCTGCCTGGTCCTAGCAGCGCTGCTCCTGCTTACCGTGCTGGCCTTCACCGCCGCCCTGCTGAGGGTGAGGAAGATGAGCG cccacgcCGTGTCCTCCCTCGGGTTAGCCGCTCCGGTCCTGGTGACCCACAGCGCCCAGAGCCCCGACGTGCCCACCGGGATCTCCAACGACTACAGGGATATGCCCCCCAGCCTTCCCAAAGGACCAG ACCCGCCGGTCACAGCCCGTCCCCCTGCCAAGGACTCCGACTCCGACTCCGACTACGAACACTACGACTTCAGCAGCAAGCCGCCCGTGGCCCTCTCCACCTTCTACA acTCGCTGCGCCGGCAGCCCGAGGAGCAGCTGGTCCCGCTGATGCCCAGCCAGGACGGGATGGAGCCGTTCCCTGCGGAGG TGCCGGCCAGGCTGGGTCCCCCGTCCCGCAGCAGGGCGAGCAGTTCCtgcacctcctcttcctctgccaccGAGCCCTATTGCAACGGCAGCGTGGACCCTCCGCACACCTGGGTCTGCCCACCGCCCCCCACCGATGGCACCCACCAGCAcgcagcacccatcacccacgGCTACACCGACTACCCCGGCACGG ACCCCGATCCCGCCGAcagctccagcacctcctcGGGGGAGTGGTACGAGAACGTGCAGGGCATGGAGCCGCCCAGGGACCCGTCCCCGCACCCCG GCTGGCCGGCTCCATCCTGTCCCCCAGGGGGACACGCACAGGACCCCACCTCCTCTGAGGGCAGCGACTACGATGACATCCAGGGCTCTGCCTACTGA
- the CD6 gene encoding T-cell differentiation antigen CD6 isoform X3, producing the protein MEGLCLLLAALFAAAPGQGAASRDAAASAAARVHDGPPRFGFPTAPAELMASPSTPAHNRTGNVSAVPGPGTLRLVGGRSRCEGRVEMEQAGAWGTVCDDAWDLADADVVCRQLRCGRAVRIHGAAAFGRGSGPILRDEVGCEGHEERLSDCPAAPEHDCSHKEDAGVVCSEHQEWRLSGGRDGCAGRVEVFFRGTWSTVCDSTWYKLEASVLCRTLGCGEPLRQLSFGHTLPGRMLYQCESQQPSLAHCRWTYNKSAPCHQSQAVGVVCNGSQGLQTPTPMATVTPSNVTLLSADGGSLAAGAQSPLHVFLFVLCLVLAALLLLTVLAFTAALLRVRKMSAHAVSSLGLAAPVLVTHSAQSPDVPTGISNDYRDMPPSLPKGPDPPVTARPPAKDSDSDSDYEHYDFSSKPPVALSTFYNSLRRQPEEQLVPLMPSQDGMEPFPAEVPARLGPPSRSRASSSCTSSSSATEPYCNGSVDPPHTWVCPPPPTDGTHQHAAPITHGYTDYPGTAPPAMPCVPVPALSHPCVPVSPADPDPADSSSTSSGEWYENVQGMEPPRDPSPHPGWPAPSCPPGGHAQDPTSSEGSDYDDIQGSAY; encoded by the exons ATGGAGGGGCTCTGCTTGCTCTTGGCGGCTCTCTTCGCCGCGGCGCCCGGACAAG GGGCGGCGAGCCGGGATGCGGCAGCGTCGGCAGCAGCCCGGGTACACGACGGCCCCCCACGTTTCGGCTTTCCCACCG CCCCCGCAGAGCTGATGGCGTCTCCCAGCACCCCGGCGCACAACAGGACTGGAAACGTCTCGGCGGTACCAG GTCCCGGCACGCTGCGGCTGGTCGGCGGCCGGAGCCGGTGCGAGGGCCGGGTGGAGATGGAGCAGGCGGGAGCCTGGGGCACGGTGTGCGACGACGCCTGGGACCTGGCCGACGCCGACGTCGTGTGCCGGCAACTTCGGTGCGGCCGAGCCGTGCGCATCCACGGCGCTGCCGCCTTCGGCCGGGGCAGCGGACCCATCCTCCGAGACGAGGTGGGATGCGAGGGGCACGAGGAACGTCTCTCGGACTGCCCGGCCGCGCCGGAGCACGACTGCAGCCACAAGGAAGATGCCGGCGTGGTGTGCTCAG agcacCAGGAGTGGCGGCTCTCCGGGGGTCGGGACGGCTGCGCCGGCCGGGTCGAGGTTTTCTTCCGCGGCACGTGGAGCACGGTGTGCGACAGCACGTGGTACAAGCTGGAGGCGAGCGTGCTGTGCCGCACGCTGGGCTGTGGGGAACCCCTCCGGCAGCTCTCCTTCGGCCACACGCTGCCCGGCAGGATGCTCTACCAGTGCGAGAGCCAGCAGCCCTCGCTGGCCCACTGCCGCTGGACCTACAACAAATCGGCTCCCTGCCACCAGTCCCAGGCAGTCGGTGTGGTCTGCAATG gctCCCAGGGCTTGCAGACACCAACCCCGATGGCCACGGTGACACCGAGCAACGTCACGCTCCTGAGCG CTGACGGGGGCTCCCTGGCTGCGGGGGCGCAGTCCCCTCTGCACGTGTTCCTCTTCGTCCTCTGCCTGGTCCTAGCAGCGCTGCTCCTGCTTACCGTGCTGGCCTTCACCGCCGCCCTGCTGAGGGTGAGGAAGATGAGCG cccacgcCGTGTCCTCCCTCGGGTTAGCCGCTCCGGTCCTGGTGACCCACAGCGCCCAGAGCCCCGACGTGCCCACCGGGATCTCCAACGACTACAGGGATATGCCCCCCAGCCTTCCCAAAGGACCAG ACCCGCCGGTCACAGCCCGTCCCCCTGCCAAGGACTCCGACTCCGACTCCGACTACGAACACTACGACTTCAGCAGCAAGCCGCCCGTGGCCCTCTCCACCTTCTACA acTCGCTGCGCCGGCAGCCCGAGGAGCAGCTGGTCCCGCTGATGCCCAGCCAGGACGGGATGGAGCCGTTCCCTGCGGAGG TGCCGGCCAGGCTGGGTCCCCCGTCCCGCAGCAGGGCGAGCAGTTCCtgcacctcctcttcctctgccaccGAGCCCTATTGCAACGGCAGCGTGGACCCTCCGCACACCTGGGTCTGCCCACCGCCCCCCACCGATGGCACCCACCAGCAcgcagcacccatcacccacgGCTACACCGACTACCCCGGCACGG ctcccccagcaaTGCCCTGCGTGCCCGTCCCAGCGCTCTCCCACCCCTGCGTACCTGTGTCTCCAGCAGACCCCGATCCCGCCGAcagctccagcacctcctcGGGGGAGTGGTACGAGAACGTGCAGGGCATGGAGCCGCCCAGGGACCCGTCCCCGCACCCCG GCTGGCCGGCTCCATCCTGTCCCCCAGGGGGACACGCACAGGACCCCACCTCCTCTGAGGGCAGCGACTACGATGACATCCAGGGCTCTGCCTACTGA
- the CD6 gene encoding T-cell differentiation antigen CD6 isoform X7: protein MEGLCLLLAALFAAAPGQAPAELMASPSTPAHNRTGNVSAVPGPGTLRLVGGRSRCEGRVEMEQAGAWGTVCDDAWDLADADVVCRQLRCGRAVRIHGAAAFGRGSGPILRDEVGCEGHEERLSDCPAAPEHDCSHKEDAGVVCSEHQEWRLSGGRDGCAGRVEVFFRGTWSTVCDSTWYKLEASVLCRTLGCGEPLRQLSFGHTLPGRMLYQCESQQPSLAHCRWTYNKSAPCHQSQAVGVVCNGSQGLQTPTPMATVTPSNVTLLSADGGSLAAGAQSPLHVFLFVLCLVLAALLLLTVLAFTAALLRVRKMSAHAVSSLGLAAPVLVTHSAQSPDVPTGISNDYRDMPPSLPKGPDPPVTARPPAKDSDSDSDYEHYDFSSKPPVALSTFYNSLRRQPEEQLVPLMPSQDGMEPFPAEVPARLGPPSRSRASSSCTSSSSATEPYCNGSVDPPHTWVCPPPPTDGTHQHAAPITHGYTDYPGTAPPAMPCVPVPALSHPCVPVSPADPDPADSSSTSSGEWYENVQGMEPPRDPSPHPGWPAPSCPPGGHAQDPTSSEGSDYDDIQGSAY from the exons ATGGAGGGGCTCTGCTTGCTCTTGGCGGCTCTCTTCGCCGCGGCGCCCGGACAAG CCCCCGCAGAGCTGATGGCGTCTCCCAGCACCCCGGCGCACAACAGGACTGGAAACGTCTCGGCGGTACCAG GTCCCGGCACGCTGCGGCTGGTCGGCGGCCGGAGCCGGTGCGAGGGCCGGGTGGAGATGGAGCAGGCGGGAGCCTGGGGCACGGTGTGCGACGACGCCTGGGACCTGGCCGACGCCGACGTCGTGTGCCGGCAACTTCGGTGCGGCCGAGCCGTGCGCATCCACGGCGCTGCCGCCTTCGGCCGGGGCAGCGGACCCATCCTCCGAGACGAGGTGGGATGCGAGGGGCACGAGGAACGTCTCTCGGACTGCCCGGCCGCGCCGGAGCACGACTGCAGCCACAAGGAAGATGCCGGCGTGGTGTGCTCAG agcacCAGGAGTGGCGGCTCTCCGGGGGTCGGGACGGCTGCGCCGGCCGGGTCGAGGTTTTCTTCCGCGGCACGTGGAGCACGGTGTGCGACAGCACGTGGTACAAGCTGGAGGCGAGCGTGCTGTGCCGCACGCTGGGCTGTGGGGAACCCCTCCGGCAGCTCTCCTTCGGCCACACGCTGCCCGGCAGGATGCTCTACCAGTGCGAGAGCCAGCAGCCCTCGCTGGCCCACTGCCGCTGGACCTACAACAAATCGGCTCCCTGCCACCAGTCCCAGGCAGTCGGTGTGGTCTGCAATG gctCCCAGGGCTTGCAGACACCAACCCCGATGGCCACGGTGACACCGAGCAACGTCACGCTCCTGAGCG CTGACGGGGGCTCCCTGGCTGCGGGGGCGCAGTCCCCTCTGCACGTGTTCCTCTTCGTCCTCTGCCTGGTCCTAGCAGCGCTGCTCCTGCTTACCGTGCTGGCCTTCACCGCCGCCCTGCTGAGGGTGAGGAAGATGAGCG cccacgcCGTGTCCTCCCTCGGGTTAGCCGCTCCGGTCCTGGTGACCCACAGCGCCCAGAGCCCCGACGTGCCCACCGGGATCTCCAACGACTACAGGGATATGCCCCCCAGCCTTCCCAAAGGACCAG ACCCGCCGGTCACAGCCCGTCCCCCTGCCAAGGACTCCGACTCCGACTCCGACTACGAACACTACGACTTCAGCAGCAAGCCGCCCGTGGCCCTCTCCACCTTCTACA acTCGCTGCGCCGGCAGCCCGAGGAGCAGCTGGTCCCGCTGATGCCCAGCCAGGACGGGATGGAGCCGTTCCCTGCGGAGG TGCCGGCCAGGCTGGGTCCCCCGTCCCGCAGCAGGGCGAGCAGTTCCtgcacctcctcttcctctgccaccGAGCCCTATTGCAACGGCAGCGTGGACCCTCCGCACACCTGGGTCTGCCCACCGCCCCCCACCGATGGCACCCACCAGCAcgcagcacccatcacccacgGCTACACCGACTACCCCGGCACGG ctcccccagcaaTGCCCTGCGTGCCCGTCCCAGCGCTCTCCCACCCCTGCGTACCTGTGTCTCCAGCAGACCCCGATCCCGCCGAcagctccagcacctcctcGGGGGAGTGGTACGAGAACGTGCAGGGCATGGAGCCGCCCAGGGACCCGTCCCCGCACCCCG GCTGGCCGGCTCCATCCTGTCCCCCAGGGGGACACGCACAGGACCCCACCTCCTCTGAGGGCAGCGACTACGATGACATCCAGGGCTCTGCCTACTGA
- the CD6 gene encoding T-cell differentiation antigen CD6 isoform X6: protein MEGLCLLLAALFAAAPGQGAASRDAAASAAARVHDGPPRFGFPTAPAELMASPSTPAHNRTGNVSAVPGPGTLRLVGGRSRCEGRVEMEQAGAWGTVCDDAWDLADADVVCRQLRCGRAVRIHGAAAFGRGSGPILRDEVGCEGHEERLSDCPAAPEHDCSHKEDAGVVCSEHQEWRLSGGRDGCAGRVEVFFRGTWSTVCDSTWYKLEASVLCRTLGCGEPLRQLSFGHTLPGRMLYQCESQQPSLAHCRWTYNKSAPCHQSQAVGVVCNGSQGLQTPTPMATVTPSNVTLLSADGGSLAAGAQSPLHVFLFVLCLVLAALLLLTVLAFTAALLRVRKMSAHAVSSLGLAAPVLVTHSAQSPDVPTGISNDYRDMPPSLPKGPDPPVTARPPAKDSDSDSDYEHYDFSSKPPVALSTFYNSLRRQPEEQLVPLMPSQDGMEPFPAEVPARLGPPSRSRASSSCTSSSSATEPYCNGSVDPPHTWVCPPPPTDGTHQHAAPITHGYTDYPGTADPDPADSSSTSSGEWYENVQGMEPPRDPSPHPGWPAPSCPPGGHAQDPTSSEGSDYDDIQGSAY, encoded by the exons ATGGAGGGGCTCTGCTTGCTCTTGGCGGCTCTCTTCGCCGCGGCGCCCGGACAAG GGGCGGCGAGCCGGGATGCGGCAGCGTCGGCAGCAGCCCGGGTACACGACGGCCCCCCACGTTTCGGCTTTCCCACCG CCCCCGCAGAGCTGATGGCGTCTCCCAGCACCCCGGCGCACAACAGGACTGGAAACGTCTCGGCGGTACCAG GTCCCGGCACGCTGCGGCTGGTCGGCGGCCGGAGCCGGTGCGAGGGCCGGGTGGAGATGGAGCAGGCGGGAGCCTGGGGCACGGTGTGCGACGACGCCTGGGACCTGGCCGACGCCGACGTCGTGTGCCGGCAACTTCGGTGCGGCCGAGCCGTGCGCATCCACGGCGCTGCCGCCTTCGGCCGGGGCAGCGGACCCATCCTCCGAGACGAGGTGGGATGCGAGGGGCACGAGGAACGTCTCTCGGACTGCCCGGCCGCGCCGGAGCACGACTGCAGCCACAAGGAAGATGCCGGCGTGGTGTGCTCAG agcacCAGGAGTGGCGGCTCTCCGGGGGTCGGGACGGCTGCGCCGGCCGGGTCGAGGTTTTCTTCCGCGGCACGTGGAGCACGGTGTGCGACAGCACGTGGTACAAGCTGGAGGCGAGCGTGCTGTGCCGCACGCTGGGCTGTGGGGAACCCCTCCGGCAGCTCTCCTTCGGCCACACGCTGCCCGGCAGGATGCTCTACCAGTGCGAGAGCCAGCAGCCCTCGCTGGCCCACTGCCGCTGGACCTACAACAAATCGGCTCCCTGCCACCAGTCCCAGGCAGTCGGTGTGGTCTGCAATG gctCCCAGGGCTTGCAGACACCAACCCCGATGGCCACGGTGACACCGAGCAACGTCACGCTCCTGAGCG CTGACGGGGGCTCCCTGGCTGCGGGGGCGCAGTCCCCTCTGCACGTGTTCCTCTTCGTCCTCTGCCTGGTCCTAGCAGCGCTGCTCCTGCTTACCGTGCTGGCCTTCACCGCCGCCCTGCTGAGGGTGAGGAAGATGAGCG cccacgcCGTGTCCTCCCTCGGGTTAGCCGCTCCGGTCCTGGTGACCCACAGCGCCCAGAGCCCCGACGTGCCCACCGGGATCTCCAACGACTACAGGGATATGCCCCCCAGCCTTCCCAAAGGACCAG ACCCGCCGGTCACAGCCCGTCCCCCTGCCAAGGACTCCGACTCCGACTCCGACTACGAACACTACGACTTCAGCAGCAAGCCGCCCGTGGCCCTCTCCACCTTCTACA acTCGCTGCGCCGGCAGCCCGAGGAGCAGCTGGTCCCGCTGATGCCCAGCCAGGACGGGATGGAGCCGTTCCCTGCGGAGG TGCCGGCCAGGCTGGGTCCCCCGTCCCGCAGCAGGGCGAGCAGTTCCtgcacctcctcttcctctgccaccGAGCCCTATTGCAACGGCAGCGTGGACCCTCCGCACACCTGGGTCTGCCCACCGCCCCCCACCGATGGCACCCACCAGCAcgcagcacccatcacccacgGCTACACCGACTACCCCGGCACGG CAGACCCCGATCCCGCCGAcagctccagcacctcctcGGGGGAGTGGTACGAGAACGTGCAGGGCATGGAGCCGCCCAGGGACCCGTCCCCGCACCCCG GCTGGCCGGCTCCATCCTGTCCCCCAGGGGGACACGCACAGGACCCCACCTCCTCTGAGGGCAGCGACTACGATGACATCCAGGGCTCTGCCTACTGA
- the CD6 gene encoding T-cell differentiation antigen CD6 isoform X2 — translation MRAGWQRHPLACGTHSGWGGGAGRCGQRAAGSRPSPLAGAASRDAAASAAARVHDGPPRFGFPTAPAELMASPSTPAHNRTGNVSAVPGPGTLRLVGGRSRCEGRVEMEQAGAWGTVCDDAWDLADADVVCRQLRCGRAVRIHGAAAFGRGSGPILRDEVGCEGHEERLSDCPAAPEHDCSHKEDAGVVCSEHQEWRLSGGRDGCAGRVEVFFRGTWSTVCDSTWYKLEASVLCRTLGCGEPLRQLSFGHTLPGRMLYQCESQQPSLAHCRWTYNKSAPCHQSQAVGVVCNGSQGLQTPTPMATVTPSNVTLLSADGGSLAAGAQSPLHVFLFVLCLVLAALLLLTVLAFTAALLRVRKMSAHAVSSLGLAAPVLVTHSAQSPDVPTGISNDYRDMPPSLPKGPDPPVTARPPAKDSDSDSDYEHYDFSSKPPVALSTFYNSLRRQPEEQLVPLMPSQDGMEPFPAEVPARLGPPSRSRASSSCTSSSSATEPYCNGSVDPPHTWVCPPPPTDGTHQHAAPITHGYTDYPGTALSHPCVPVSPADPDPADSSSTSSGEWYENVQGMEPPRDPSPHPGWPAPSCPPGGHAQDPTSSEGSDYDDIQGSAY, via the exons ATGAGAGCAGGCTGGCAGCGGCACCCACTCGCCTGTGGCACCcactcggggtgggggggcggtgcaggcaggtgcgggcagcgggcagcgggcagcagACCCTCTCCGTTGGCAGGGGCGGCGAGCCGGGATGCGGCAGCGTCGGCAGCAGCCCGGGTACACGACGGCCCCCCACGTTTCGGCTTTCCCACCG CCCCCGCAGAGCTGATGGCGTCTCCCAGCACCCCGGCGCACAACAGGACTGGAAACGTCTCGGCGGTACCAG GTCCCGGCACGCTGCGGCTGGTCGGCGGCCGGAGCCGGTGCGAGGGCCGGGTGGAGATGGAGCAGGCGGGAGCCTGGGGCACGGTGTGCGACGACGCCTGGGACCTGGCCGACGCCGACGTCGTGTGCCGGCAACTTCGGTGCGGCCGAGCCGTGCGCATCCACGGCGCTGCCGCCTTCGGCCGGGGCAGCGGACCCATCCTCCGAGACGAGGTGGGATGCGAGGGGCACGAGGAACGTCTCTCGGACTGCCCGGCCGCGCCGGAGCACGACTGCAGCCACAAGGAAGATGCCGGCGTGGTGTGCTCAG agcacCAGGAGTGGCGGCTCTCCGGGGGTCGGGACGGCTGCGCCGGCCGGGTCGAGGTTTTCTTCCGCGGCACGTGGAGCACGGTGTGCGACAGCACGTGGTACAAGCTGGAGGCGAGCGTGCTGTGCCGCACGCTGGGCTGTGGGGAACCCCTCCGGCAGCTCTCCTTCGGCCACACGCTGCCCGGCAGGATGCTCTACCAGTGCGAGAGCCAGCAGCCCTCGCTGGCCCACTGCCGCTGGACCTACAACAAATCGGCTCCCTGCCACCAGTCCCAGGCAGTCGGTGTGGTCTGCAATG gctCCCAGGGCTTGCAGACACCAACCCCGATGGCCACGGTGACACCGAGCAACGTCACGCTCCTGAGCG CTGACGGGGGCTCCCTGGCTGCGGGGGCGCAGTCCCCTCTGCACGTGTTCCTCTTCGTCCTCTGCCTGGTCCTAGCAGCGCTGCTCCTGCTTACCGTGCTGGCCTTCACCGCCGCCCTGCTGAGGGTGAGGAAGATGAGCG cccacgcCGTGTCCTCCCTCGGGTTAGCCGCTCCGGTCCTGGTGACCCACAGCGCCCAGAGCCCCGACGTGCCCACCGGGATCTCCAACGACTACAGGGATATGCCCCCCAGCCTTCCCAAAGGACCAG ACCCGCCGGTCACAGCCCGTCCCCCTGCCAAGGACTCCGACTCCGACTCCGACTACGAACACTACGACTTCAGCAGCAAGCCGCCCGTGGCCCTCTCCACCTTCTACA acTCGCTGCGCCGGCAGCCCGAGGAGCAGCTGGTCCCGCTGATGCCCAGCCAGGACGGGATGGAGCCGTTCCCTGCGGAGG TGCCGGCCAGGCTGGGTCCCCCGTCCCGCAGCAGGGCGAGCAGTTCCtgcacctcctcttcctctgccaccGAGCCCTATTGCAACGGCAGCGTGGACCCTCCGCACACCTGGGTCTGCCCACCGCCCCCCACCGATGGCACCCACCAGCAcgcagcacccatcacccacgGCTACACCGACTACCCCGGCACGG CGCTCTCCCACCCCTGCGTACCTGTGTCTCCAGCAGACCCCGATCCCGCCGAcagctccagcacctcctcGGGGGAGTGGTACGAGAACGTGCAGGGCATGGAGCCGCCCAGGGACCCGTCCCCGCACCCCG GCTGGCCGGCTCCATCCTGTCCCCCAGGGGGACACGCACAGGACCCCACCTCCTCTGAGGGCAGCGACTACGATGACATCCAGGGCTCTGCCTACTGA